The following are from one region of the Streptomyces tuirus genome:
- a CDS encoding ABC transporter ATP-binding protein — protein MSDVLELQDVSVVREGRALVDQVSWSVKEGERWVILGPNGAGKTTLLNLASTYLYPSSGTTTILGETLGRPGTDVFELRPRIGVAGIAMTEKLPKRQTVLETVLTAAYGMTATWHEDYEEIDEQRARAFLDRLGMSDYLGRRFGTLSEGERKRTLIARALMTDPELLLLDEPAAGLDLGGREDLVRRLGRLAQDPIAPSMLMVTHHVEEIPPGFTHVLMIRQGKVLAAGPLELELTSRNLSLCFGLPLVVEQSGERWTAQGLPLS, from the coding sequence ATGAGCGATGTTCTGGAGCTTCAGGACGTATCCGTGGTCCGTGAGGGCCGGGCTCTGGTGGACCAGGTCTCCTGGTCGGTCAAGGAGGGCGAGCGCTGGGTCATCCTCGGCCCGAACGGCGCCGGCAAGACCACCCTCCTCAACCTCGCTTCCACCTACCTCTACCCCAGCTCGGGCACCACCACCATCCTCGGCGAGACCCTCGGCCGCCCCGGCACGGACGTCTTCGAGCTGCGCCCCCGCATCGGCGTGGCCGGCATCGCCATGACCGAGAAGCTCCCCAAGCGCCAGACGGTTCTGGAGACGGTCCTGACCGCCGCGTACGGCATGACCGCCACCTGGCACGAGGACTACGAGGAGATCGACGAGCAGCGCGCCCGCGCCTTCCTCGACCGCCTCGGCATGAGCGACTACCTGGGGCGCCGGTTCGGCACGCTCTCCGAGGGCGAGCGCAAGCGCACCCTGATCGCCCGCGCCCTGATGACCGACCCCGAGCTGCTCCTCCTCGACGAGCCCGCCGCCGGCCTCGACCTCGGCGGCCGCGAGGACCTCGTCCGCCGCCTCGGCCGTCTCGCCCAGGACCCGATCGCCCCCTCGATGCTCATGGTCACCCACCACGTCGAGGAGATCCCCCCGGGCTTCACCCACGTCCTCATGATCCGCCAGGGCAAGGTCCTCGCCGCCGGCCCGCTGGAGCTCGAGCTCACCTCCCGCAACCTCTCCCTCTGCTTCGGCCTCCCGCTCGTCGTCGAACAGTCGGGCGAGCGCTGGACCGCACAGGGCCTCCCGCTCTCCTGA
- a CDS encoding chaplin has product MKNLKKAAAVTMVTGGLLAAGAGMASATSAHADGQAVGSPGVGSGNVVQAPVHVPVNVSGNSVNVVGVLNPAFGNLAVNH; this is encoded by the coding sequence GTGAAGAACCTGAAGAAGGCAGCGGCCGTGACGATGGTGACGGGTGGCCTGCTGGCCGCCGGCGCGGGCATGGCCTCCGCCACCAGCGCCCACGCCGACGGCCAGGCCGTGGGCTCCCCGGGCGTCGGCTCGGGCAACGTCGTCCAGGCCCCGGTGCACGTCCCGGTCAACGTGTCCGGCAACAGCGTGAACGTCGTGGGCGTCCTGAACCCGGCCTTCGGCAACCTCGCCGTCAACCACTGA
- a CDS encoding response regulator — MADAIKVLLVDDHQVVRRGLRTFLEVQDDIEVVGEAADGAEGVDRAEELRPDVILMDVKMPGMDGVDALRRLRELDNPARVLVVTSFTEQRTVVPALRAGAAGYVYKDVDPDALAGAIRSVHAGHILLQPEVAGALLAQEESNSGTGRPGSLTEREREVLGLIADGRSNREIARALVLSEKTVKTHVSNILMKLDLADRTQAALWAVRHGVTG, encoded by the coding sequence GTGGCTGACGCGATCAAGGTGCTGCTCGTCGACGACCACCAGGTCGTCCGCCGGGGCCTGCGCACCTTCCTCGAAGTACAGGACGACATCGAGGTCGTCGGCGAGGCCGCGGACGGCGCCGAAGGAGTCGACCGTGCCGAGGAGTTGAGGCCCGACGTCATCCTCATGGACGTCAAGATGCCGGGCATGGACGGCGTCGACGCCCTGCGCCGGCTCCGCGAGCTGGACAACCCCGCGCGCGTGCTGGTCGTCACCAGCTTCACCGAGCAGCGGACGGTGGTCCCCGCCCTGCGCGCCGGCGCCGCCGGGTACGTCTACAAGGACGTGGACCCCGACGCCCTCGCCGGAGCCATCCGCTCCGTCCACGCCGGGCACATCCTCCTCCAGCCGGAGGTCGCCGGTGCCCTGCTGGCACAGGAGGAGTCCAACTCGGGCACGGGCAGGCCCGGTTCCCTCACCGAGCGGGAGCGCGAGGTGCTCGGCCTCATAGCGGACGGCCGCTCCAACCGGGAGATCGCCCGCGCGCTCGTCCTCTCCGAGAAGACCGTCAAGACCCACGTCTCGAACATCCTGATGAAACTCGACCTGGCCGACCGGACGCAGGCCGCCCTGTGGGCCGTTCGCCATGGCGTGACCGGCTGA
- a CDS encoding GAF domain-containing sensor histidine kinase → MSHGPRSGLAAVSSALLAMSRHLEVRDVLKTIVASARELLDAEYAALGVPDDHGGFAQFVVDGVSEEQWKAIGPLPRQHGILAAMLHEARAERLADVRKDPRFEGWPKAHPDLVDFLGLPIRDGDEVIGALFLANKLRPEAGHASSPEPEGGCGFTQDDEELLGILAQHAAIALTNARLYERSRELTIAEERSRLAHELHDAVSQKLFSLRLTAQAAARLVDRDPSRAKGELHQVAVLAAEAADELRAAVVELRPAALDEDGLVATLRTQIQVLDRAHNARVTFAGHGVKALPASQEEALLRVAQEALHNALRHSGADHVDVTLDRRGAGAVLRVTDDGSGFDTTAVRHAGRHLGLVSMRDRASGAGGTLTVESVPGKGTVIEMEVPGG, encoded by the coding sequence ATGAGTCACGGTCCCCGGTCCGGCCTCGCCGCGGTGAGCTCCGCGTTGCTGGCCATGAGCAGGCATCTCGAGGTGCGCGACGTCCTCAAGACGATCGTCGCCTCGGCCCGCGAGCTGCTCGACGCCGAGTACGCCGCGCTCGGCGTCCCGGACGACCACGGCGGCTTCGCCCAGTTCGTGGTCGACGGCGTCAGCGAGGAGCAGTGGAAGGCCATCGGTCCCCTCCCGCGCCAGCACGGCATCCTCGCCGCGATGCTGCACGAGGCCAGGGCCGAGCGGCTCGCCGACGTCCGCAAGGACCCCCGCTTCGAAGGCTGGCCGAAGGCCCACCCCGACCTGGTCGACTTCCTGGGCCTGCCGATCCGTGACGGCGACGAGGTCATCGGCGCCCTGTTCCTCGCCAACAAACTGCGTCCCGAGGCGGGACACGCTTCGAGCCCCGAGCCGGAAGGCGGCTGCGGCTTCACCCAGGACGACGAGGAACTGCTCGGCATCCTCGCCCAGCACGCCGCGATCGCCCTCACCAACGCCCGCCTCTACGAGCGCAGCCGCGAACTGACCATCGCCGAGGAGCGCTCCCGCCTCGCCCACGAACTGCACGACGCGGTCAGCCAGAAGCTGTTCTCCCTGCGCCTGACCGCCCAGGCCGCGGCCCGCCTGGTGGACCGCGACCCCTCCCGCGCCAAGGGCGAACTCCATCAGGTCGCCGTCCTGGCCGCCGAAGCCGCCGACGAACTGCGCGCGGCGGTCGTCGAGTTGCGCCCCGCAGCCCTCGACGAGGACGGCCTCGTCGCGACCCTCCGGACGCAGATCCAGGTCCTCGACCGGGCCCACAACGCCCGCGTCACCTTCGCCGGCCACGGAGTGAAGGCCCTGCCCGCCTCCCAGGAGGAAGCCCTCCTGCGGGTCGCCCAGGAAGCCCTGCACAACGCCCTGCGCCACTCCGGCGCCGACCACGTCGACGTGACCCTGGACCGCCGCGGCGCCGGAGCCGTCCTCAGGGTCACGGACGACGGCAGCGGCTTCGACACGACGGCGGTCCGGCACGCGGGACGCCACCTCGGCCTGGTCTCGATGCGGGACCGGGCGAGCGGGGCCGGCGGCACGCTGACCGTGGAATCGGTGCCCGGCAAGGGCACCGTGATCGAGATGGAGGTCCCCGGTGGCTGA
- a CDS encoding SDR family NAD(P)-dependent oxidoreductase: protein MPVAIITGASKGLGRALARALAGRGWDLVLDARGAKALAETAEAVSAQGTRVSALPGDVTDAAHRAELVAAAWRLGGVDLLVHNASALGAEPLVRLEELPLDGLRRALEVNLVAALGLVQEALPLLRASRAGAVVAVSSDAAAEAYETWGGYGASKAALDQLVAVLAVEEPGLRVWAVDPGDMATDLYAAAVPEDREPRPEPAAVVPGFLRLLDERPASGRYGAPALLDGAR from the coding sequence ATGCCGGTTGCGATCATCACCGGGGCCTCTAAGGGGCTGGGGCGGGCGCTTGCCCGGGCCCTGGCCGGGCGGGGCTGGGACCTGGTGCTCGACGCCAGGGGCGCGAAGGCGCTGGCGGAGACGGCGGAGGCCGTGTCCGCGCAGGGGACGCGGGTGTCCGCCCTGCCCGGGGACGTCACGGACGCCGCGCACCGGGCGGAGCTGGTGGCGGCGGCCTGGCGGCTGGGCGGCGTCGACCTGCTGGTGCACAACGCGAGCGCGCTGGGTGCCGAGCCGCTGGTCAGGCTGGAGGAGCTGCCCCTGGACGGGCTGCGCCGGGCGCTGGAGGTGAACCTGGTGGCGGCGCTGGGCCTGGTCCAGGAGGCGCTGCCGTTGCTGCGCGCCTCGCGGGCGGGCGCCGTCGTCGCGGTCAGCTCGGACGCGGCGGCCGAGGCGTACGAGACCTGGGGCGGCTACGGGGCGTCCAAGGCGGCTCTGGACCAGCTGGTGGCCGTGCTCGCCGTGGAGGAGCCGGGGCTGCGGGTCTGGGCGGTCGATCCCGGGGACATGGCCACGGACCTGTACGCGGCGGCCGTACCGGAGGACCGGGAGCCGCGGCCGGAGCCGGCGGCCGTCGTGCCGGGGTTCCTGCGGCTGCTGGACGAGCGGCCGGCGAGCGGGCGGTACGGGGCGCCGGCGCTGCTGGACGGAGCCCGATGA
- a CDS encoding S-adenosylmethionine:tRNA ribosyltransferase-isomerase — protein sequence MTLAVRVPEELSARVPVEQRGPGLERDAVRMLVSRGAEVAHHTFRELPLLLRAGDLLVVNTSATLAAAVDGWTGHARVVVHFSTRGDDGRWAVELREPDGRGTTRARAGGPAGREVCLPGGVGLVLEEPLSGRGERLWWARVSGAGVPGLLREYGRPIRYAYTERDQPLSVYQTVFALPSPDGTGSAEMPSAARPFTARLVVELVSRGVLFAPVTLHTGVASAEAHEPPYPERFAVPGASARLIEAARAGGGRVVAVGTTAVRAVESAVGAGGAVRARAGWTDLVVTPERGVRVVDGLLTGLHEPEASHLLMLEAVAGRPALERGYEAALQGRYLWHEFGDMHLLLP from the coding sequence ATGACCCTGGCCGTGCGCGTGCCGGAGGAGCTGTCGGCCCGGGTGCCCGTCGAGCAGCGGGGGCCGGGGCTGGAGCGGGACGCCGTACGGATGCTGGTGTCGCGGGGTGCGGAGGTGGCGCATCACACGTTCCGGGAGCTGCCGCTGCTGCTGCGGGCCGGGGATCTGCTCGTGGTCAACACCTCGGCCACGCTGGCGGCGGCCGTGGACGGCTGGACCGGGCACGCGCGCGTGGTGGTGCACTTCTCGACGCGCGGGGACGACGGCCGCTGGGCGGTGGAGCTGCGGGAGCCCGACGGGCGGGGCACCACGCGCGCGCGTGCGGGTGGGCCCGCGGGGAGGGAGGTGTGCCTGCCGGGGGGTGTGGGGCTGGTTCTGGAGGAGCCGCTGAGCGGGCGGGGTGAGCGGCTGTGGTGGGCGCGGGTGTCGGGGGCGGGGGTGCCGGGGCTGCTGCGGGAGTACGGGCGGCCGATTCGCTACGCCTATACGGAGCGGGACCAGCCGCTGTCCGTCTACCAGACGGTGTTCGCGCTGCCGTCGCCCGACGGGACGGGCAGTGCGGAGATGCCGAGCGCGGCGCGGCCCTTCACGGCGCGGCTGGTGGTGGAGCTGGTGAGCCGGGGGGTGCTGTTCGCGCCGGTCACGCTGCACACGGGGGTGGCCTCGGCGGAGGCGCACGAGCCGCCGTATCCGGAGCGTTTCGCGGTGCCGGGGGCGTCGGCGCGGCTGATCGAGGCCGCGAGGGCCGGTGGGGGCCGGGTGGTGGCGGTGGGGACGACGGCGGTGCGGGCCGTGGAGTCGGCGGTGGGCGCCGGCGGGGCCGTACGCGCGCGTGCGGGGTGGACGGACCTCGTCGTCACGCCGGAGCGCGGGGTGCGGGTGGTGGACGGGCTGCTGACCGGGCTGCACGAACCGGAGGCCTCGCATCTGCTGATGCTGGAGGCGGTCGCGGGGCGGCCGGCGCTCGAGCGCGGGTACGAGGCCGCGCTGCAAGGGCGCTACCTGTGGCACGAGTTCGGGGACATGCACCTCCTCCTGCCTTGA
- a CDS encoding transglycosylase SLT domain-containing protein: MPKNIFSRVQSRSLTRHHKIAMAGVATLGAAAIGFSAVPSGASTKTTTEAAQPVAVAYSTQQIKDVKASVTDQMAGASLKAEQIAAKKKADAAAAAKKKAAAEAAKKKAEAARQAKEAASRAAKRAEAKKAVSYPNNLDGWIRESLAILKKHDIPASYDGIHRNIMRESSGNPKAINNWDINAINGIPSKGLLQVIPPTFKTWHVPGTSWDIYDPVANITAACNYAADKYGSMDNVDSAY; the protein is encoded by the coding sequence ATGCCCAAGAACATCTTCAGTCGTGTTCAGAGTCGTAGCCTGACCCGTCACCACAAGATCGCCATGGCGGGTGTCGCCACCCTCGGTGCCGCCGCCATCGGGTTCTCCGCGGTGCCGAGCGGTGCCTCGACCAAGACCACGACCGAGGCCGCTCAGCCGGTTGCGGTGGCGTACAGCACGCAGCAGATCAAGGACGTCAAGGCGAGCGTCACGGACCAGATGGCCGGCGCCAGCCTGAAGGCCGAGCAGATCGCGGCGAAGAAGAAGGCCGACGCCGCAGCCGCCGCCAAGAAGAAGGCCGCCGCCGAGGCGGCGAAGAAGAAGGCCGAGGCCGCGCGCCAGGCCAAGGAGGCCGCGAGCCGCGCCGCCAAGCGCGCCGAGGCCAAGAAGGCCGTCAGCTACCCGAACAACCTCGACGGCTGGATCCGCGAGTCGCTCGCCATCCTGAAGAAGCACGACATCCCGGCGTCCTACGACGGCATCCACCGCAACATCATGCGGGAGTCCTCGGGTAACCCGAAGGCGATCAACAACTGGGACATCAACGCCATCAACGGCATCCCGTCGAAGGGCCTGCTCCAGGTCATCCCGCCGACCTTCAAGACCTGGCACGTCCCCGGTACCTCCTGGGACATCTACGACCCGGTAGCCAACATCACCGCCGCCTGCAACTACGCGGCCGACAAGTACGGCTCCATGGACAACGTCGACAGCGCGTACTGA
- a CDS encoding ABC transporter ATP-binding protein/permease produces the protein MPELVLESNGRTWTLDPSRAYTLGRDPQGDVVFDDARVSWRHATVSFNGRSWVIEDHGSTNGTFVQGQRIHQMELGPGSAVNLGNATDGPRLNLSGAAASVATPQAQPQQQPYAAQGANPGWGQQAPAQQQPQQQAPQAGWQQPQQAAAHIPQQQGPGGVAGAPPVYGDRSPTTFHQFSLGRVMRIGRALENELVVSDLQVSRHHAEFHATPDGRMEIRDLGSHNGTYVNGQPITKGGTQVLGPTDVVGVGHSTFRIVGDRLEEFVDTGEVSFSARHLTVTVDGGKQILKDVSFGVPEKSLIAVIGPSGSGKSTLLKALTGYRPANQGEVLYDNRNLYKQFAELRQRIGLVPQDDILHKELTVKKALKYAAKLRFPADTTGAERESRIDEVLRELKLDIHKDKKVTSLSGGQRKRVSVALELLTKPSLIFLDEPTSGLDPGMDRDVMQLLRGLADDGRTVLVVTHSVAELAICDKLLVMAPGGSVAYFGPPEEALNFFGYDTWADVFSAFENYRDYDWAGRWKGSQHYQMYAADIDAVAPQSVQVPQMQAMKPPKPQGWMSQFVTLVRRYVSVIASDKGFLALMVILPAVLGAVSLLIDADKGLLPNPANPQTGRIIPNGTATTVLLILAVGACFAGAANSVRELIKERVIYERERATGLSRSAYLMSKVFVLGMITVLQGLLVGVIGFSSREIPEEGLVFGSATLVELSVPIMALGFTSMMFGLIISSLVKTAEKTMPLLVMFAIIQVVFTGCLFTLHGSIGVNQFSFLMPSRWAVAASGATLDFNKIAPPETAGDTDPLWEHTVGAWMMDMGALLVLGVICGFFVARFLRRHEPEVMRK, from the coding sequence GTGCCGGAACTCGTACTGGAATCAAACGGACGTACCTGGACGCTCGATCCGTCCAGGGCATACACCCTCGGACGTGATCCGCAGGGGGACGTCGTCTTCGACGACGCCAGGGTCTCCTGGCGTCACGCCACGGTCAGCTTCAACGGCCGCAGTTGGGTCATCGAGGACCACGGCAGCACCAACGGCACGTTCGTGCAGGGGCAACGCATCCATCAGATGGAGCTCGGCCCCGGTTCGGCCGTCAACCTGGGCAACGCGACCGACGGTCCGCGCCTGAACCTGTCCGGCGCCGCGGCCTCCGTCGCCACGCCGCAGGCCCAGCCCCAGCAGCAGCCGTACGCGGCGCAGGGCGCGAACCCCGGCTGGGGCCAGCAGGCTCCGGCCCAGCAGCAGCCGCAGCAGCAGGCCCCCCAGGCCGGCTGGCAGCAGCCGCAGCAGGCCGCGGCGCACATCCCGCAGCAGCAGGGCCCCGGCGGTGTCGCGGGGGCGCCGCCGGTCTACGGCGACCGCAGCCCGACCACGTTCCACCAGTTCTCCCTCGGCCGCGTGATGCGCATCGGCCGTGCCCTGGAGAACGAACTGGTCGTCTCGGACCTCCAGGTCTCCCGGCACCATGCCGAGTTCCACGCCACGCCCGACGGCCGCATGGAGATCCGCGACCTCGGCTCGCACAACGGCACGTACGTCAACGGCCAGCCCATCACCAAGGGCGGCACACAAGTACTCGGCCCGACCGACGTCGTCGGCGTCGGCCACTCGACGTTCCGCATCGTCGGCGACCGGCTCGAGGAGTTCGTCGACACCGGTGAGGTGTCCTTCTCCGCCCGCCATCTGACCGTCACGGTCGACGGCGGCAAGCAGATCCTCAAGGACGTCTCCTTCGGCGTCCCGGAGAAGTCGCTGATCGCGGTCATCGGCCCGTCCGGCTCCGGCAAGTCGACCCTGCTCAAGGCGCTCACGGGCTACCGCCCCGCCAACCAGGGCGAGGTGCTCTACGACAACCGCAACCTGTACAAGCAGTTCGCCGAGCTGCGCCAGCGCATCGGTCTGGTCCCGCAGGACGACATCCTGCACAAGGAGCTGACCGTCAAGAAGGCCCTCAAGTACGCGGCCAAGCTGCGCTTCCCCGCCGACACCACCGGCGCCGAGCGCGAGTCCCGCATCGACGAGGTGCTGCGCGAGCTCAAGCTCGACATCCACAAGGACAAGAAGGTCACGTCCCTCTCCGGCGGCCAGCGCAAGCGCGTCTCGGTCGCCCTGGAGCTGCTCACCAAGCCGTCGCTGATCTTCCTGGACGAGCCCACCTCCGGCCTCGACCCGGGCATGGACCGCGACGTCATGCAGCTCCTGCGCGGCCTCGCCGACGACGGCCGCACCGTCCTCGTCGTCACCCACTCGGTGGCCGAGCTGGCGATCTGCGACAAGCTGCTGGTGATGGCGCCGGGCGGCTCGGTCGCCTACTTCGGCCCGCCCGAGGAGGCGCTGAACTTCTTCGGCTACGACACCTGGGCCGATGTCTTCTCCGCCTTCGAGAACTACCGCGACTACGACTGGGCGGGCCGCTGGAAGGGCTCGCAGCACTACCAGATGTACGCCGCGGACATCGACGCCGTTGCGCCGCAGTCCGTACAGGTTCCGCAGATGCAGGCCATGAAGCCGCCGAAGCCGCAGGGCTGGATGTCCCAGTTCGTCACGCTTGTCCGGCGGTATGTCTCGGTGATCGCCTCGGACAAGGGCTTCCTCGCCCTGATGGTGATCCTGCCGGCCGTGCTCGGCGCGGTCAGCCTGCTCATCGACGCCGACAAGGGCCTGCTGCCCAACCCGGCCAACCCGCAGACCGGCCGCATCATCCCGAACGGCACGGCCACCACGGTCCTGCTGATCCTGGCGGTCGGCGCCTGCTTCGCCGGCGCGGCGAACTCGGTCCGGGAGCTGATCAAGGAACGCGTCATCTACGAGCGGGAGCGCGCCACCGGCCTGTCGCGCTCGGCGTACCTGATGTCCAAGGTGTTCGTGCTCGGCATGATCACCGTGCTCCAGGGCCTGCTGGTCGGCGTCATCGGCTTCTCCAGCCGGGAGATCCCCGAGGAGGGCCTGGTCTTCGGCAGCGCCACCCTCGTCGAGCTGTCCGTGCCGATCATGGCGCTGGGCTTCACGTCGATGATGTTCGGCCTGATCATCTCCTCGCTGGTGAAGACCGCCGAGAAGACCATGCCGCTGCTGGTGATGTTCGCCATCATCCAGGTCGTGTTCACGGGCTGCCTGTTCACGCTGCACGGCTCGATCGGCGTCAACCAGTTCTCGTTCCTGATGCCGTCGCGCTGGGCGGTCGCCGCCTCCGGTGCCACACTGGACTTCAACAAGATCGCCCCGCCGGAGACCGCCGGCGACACCGACCCGCTGTGGGAGCACACGGTCGGGGCCTGGATGATGGACATGGGCGCGCTCCTCGTCCTCGGCGTGATCTGCGGCTTCTTCGTGGCCCGCTTCCTGCGCCGCCACGAGCCCGAGGTCATGCGCAAGTAG
- a CDS encoding streptophobe family protein, whose protein sequence is MSAVAAVSWALIGMAGTAALGLRLLEADTAGSLGPMTAAVVALGAGGSVTPSGDVSAFGLTGAEADTAIEITPLGVSLVGAVLLAWFFLRSLRAAGVVISPAELLARAGSVVVLFVAMLGGLAWAGHDVITIDGGSLGLDDVTGGSGGVDIPGLGDIGGLLPDRLGDLVDAQAAVGFTVDTAPTLLGGFGWSTGILVIALLASRRTPLPRGWEAAHRVVRPAVSAVVTVLLVAVAAGCAAAVYAAIGDDHPRRIAGAALLGAPNGVWLGVPLGLFVPWDGRATGELTRFLPDPLDDLIGSGTDRPVTLGRLAELDGRVWLLGVAAVSMMLLAGVLAGVRTPVGAVGEGPGALRFAGRCALRLGVATALTLPLLAWLTDVSVTASLSVLGFDAFDAGIDLHGHLGMALLLGAAWGATAGALGALLAWGCGAAGRRATALARGDGVSAGVGELSAGAGGAGGLVGAGGSGYGGHGGAGGLPGAGAAGYGGEGRGPGAWPEAGAGLPRGGADTRHAGTSGEPGPTGHSQNSGPGQAGYREGRGPGQAGGGVERSGVGTDARGGVGAGREGRDGWASSGEEAGPYTPGTPYRPPNPGTNPYLRVPDELREPEDARPPGVERPSDAVPERPSGPLHDEDARPPGAERPCDAVPERPSGPPPGPGTDAPADDDEPPAPGDVYGAPTVVRPVGPPPRGPRQAPGPRNGNGPPPPPPPPPPPPRKPRGGE, encoded by the coding sequence ATGTCCGCCGTGGCCGCGGTGAGCTGGGCGTTGATCGGGATGGCGGGGACGGCCGCGCTGGGCCTGCGGCTGCTGGAGGCGGACACGGCGGGCTCGTTGGGGCCGATGACCGCGGCGGTGGTGGCACTCGGGGCGGGTGGTTCGGTCACGCCGTCCGGCGATGTGTCGGCGTTCGGCCTCACGGGTGCGGAGGCGGACACGGCCATCGAGATCACGCCACTGGGAGTGAGCCTGGTCGGAGCGGTGCTGCTGGCGTGGTTCTTCCTGCGGTCCTTGCGGGCGGCGGGAGTTGTGATCTCACCGGCCGAACTGCTCGCGCGGGCGGGGTCGGTGGTGGTGTTGTTCGTGGCGATGCTGGGCGGGCTGGCCTGGGCGGGGCACGACGTCATCACGATCGACGGGGGCTCGCTGGGGCTCGACGACGTGACCGGCGGGAGCGGGGGCGTGGACATCCCGGGGCTCGGGGACATCGGGGGGCTGCTGCCGGACCGGCTCGGCGACCTGGTCGACGCGCAGGCCGCGGTCGGCTTCACCGTCGACACGGCGCCGACACTGCTCGGCGGGTTCGGCTGGTCGACCGGCATCCTCGTCATCGCGCTCCTGGCCTCGCGCCGTACGCCGCTGCCGCGGGGCTGGGAGGCCGCCCACCGGGTCGTGCGGCCGGCCGTGTCGGCGGTGGTGACCGTGCTGCTGGTGGCGGTGGCGGCGGGGTGCGCGGCGGCGGTGTACGCGGCGATCGGTGACGACCATCCCCGGCGCATCGCCGGCGCGGCGCTGCTCGGGGCGCCGAACGGGGTGTGGCTGGGTGTGCCGCTCGGCCTGTTCGTGCCCTGGGACGGGCGGGCTACGGGCGAACTGACCCGTTTCCTGCCGGACCCGCTGGACGACCTGATCGGCTCCGGGACCGACCGGCCGGTGACGCTGGGCCGGCTGGCCGAGCTGGACGGGCGGGTGTGGCTGCTGGGGGTGGCGGCGGTGTCGATGATGCTGCTGGCGGGGGTGCTGGCGGGCGTCCGGACACCGGTCGGGGCGGTGGGAGAGGGCCCCGGCGCGCTGCGCTTCGCGGGCCGGTGCGCGCTGCGGCTGGGGGTCGCCACCGCGCTCACCCTGCCCCTGCTGGCCTGGCTCACGGACGTCTCCGTCACCGCGTCCCTGTCCGTCCTCGGCTTCGACGCCTTCGACGCGGGCATCGACCTGCACGGCCACCTCGGCATGGCCCTGCTGCTGGGCGCGGCGTGGGGCGCGACGGCCGGCGCCCTGGGAGCACTGCTCGCGTGGGGGTGCGGGGCGGCGGGACGCCGGGCTACGGCGTTGGCGCGGGGGGATGGGGTGTCGGCGGGGGTGGGCGAGCTGTCCGCGGGGGCGGGTGGGGCGGGGGGCCTGGTGGGTGCCGGGGGGTCCGGGTACGGCGGGCACGGCGGGGCCGGGGGGCTGCCGGGGGCTGGGGCGGCGGGGTACGGCGGCGAAGGCCGCGGGCCGGGGGCTTGGCCGGAGGCCGGTGCCGGGCTGCCCCGAGGCGGTGCCGACACCAGGCACGCCGGGACCTCGGGCGAACCGGGACCGACGGGGCACAGCCAGAACAGCGGGCCCGGGCAGGCCGGGTACCGCGAAGGCCGCGGGCCCGGGCAGGCCGGGGGCGGTGTCGAACGGTCAGGGGTCGGTACGGACGCCCGGGGTGGCGTCGGGGCCGGGCGTGAGGGACGAGACGGGTGGGCGTCGAGCGGGGAGGAGGCCGGGCCCTACACGCCGGGTACGCCGTACCGCCCGCCCAACCCGGGGACCAACCCGTACCTCCGGGTGCCGGACGAGCTGCGGGAGCCGGAGGACGCACGGCCTCCCGGGGTGGAACGGCCCTCCGATGCCGTGCCAGAACGGCCCTCGGGACCCCTGCATGACGAGGACGCACGGCCTCCCGGGGCGGAACGGCCCTGCGATGCCGTGCCAGAACGGCCCTCGGGGCCCCCGCCCGGGCCCGGCACCGACGCGCCGGCGGACGACGACGAACCCCCGGCCCCCGGCGACGTCTACGGCGCCCCCACCGTCGTACGGCCGGTCGGGCCGCCGCCGCGTGGTCCCCGGCAGGCGCCCGGGCCGAGGAACGGGAACGGGCCGCCGCCCCCACCGCCTCCTCCCCCGCCGCCACCACGGAAGCCGCGCGGGGGTGAATGA